One Peterkaempfera bronchialis DNA window includes the following coding sequences:
- a CDS encoding MFS transporter: MARSGALRGNADFRRYWTSETLSTLGSYVSYIAYPLLVLSLGGSPAEAGAVATCAMAARLIFRLPAGHLVDGWDRRRVMFATDVVRAVGVGSIPVAAAIGVLGYPQLLIVAAVEGVATALFSPASTIAVRDVVPEEHLPEALGRSQAAAATASLIGPFVGGWLFTVDRVLPFVVDSASYAVSAVLVARITARPEAAPASGTADRSPVAGLRWLGRQPMLLRALAFAGLLNLVTASAEVAFVLALRLGGTSPSGIGLVMACAGVGGVLGSAAAPWIVRRLDPGPLFLLVGTVWAAGLTLFATTSSPWVLGPVLVVLVLLSPPAGIVVGRAVLTLAPRELIGRVSTASGMVTAGLAATGPVLAGAALQALGVSWTWLLLGGLALVITLVSAGPLLRTRGLLTVRPQPSEAQPQTKPGTAAEPEGAAGSAQDPAAAGTPVGEAGR; encoded by the coding sequence ATGGCGAGATCCGGCGCGCTGCGGGGCAACGCGGACTTCCGGCGGTACTGGACCAGCGAGACGCTGTCCACCCTCGGCTCCTATGTCTCGTACATCGCCTATCCGCTGCTGGTCCTGTCGCTGGGCGGCAGCCCGGCGGAGGCCGGGGCGGTGGCCACCTGCGCCATGGCCGCCCGGCTGATCTTCCGGCTGCCGGCCGGCCACCTGGTGGACGGCTGGGACCGGCGGCGGGTGATGTTCGCCACCGATGTGGTGCGGGCGGTCGGCGTGGGCTCCATCCCGGTCGCCGCCGCCATCGGCGTGCTCGGCTACCCGCAGCTGCTGATCGTCGCCGCCGTGGAGGGCGTGGCCACCGCGCTCTTCTCCCCGGCGAGCACCATCGCCGTCCGGGACGTGGTGCCCGAGGAGCATCTGCCCGAGGCGCTGGGGCGCAGCCAGGCCGCTGCGGCGACGGCGTCGCTGATCGGGCCGTTCGTGGGCGGCTGGCTCTTCACCGTGGACCGGGTGCTGCCGTTTGTCGTGGACTCGGCCTCGTACGCGGTCTCGGCGGTGCTGGTGGCGCGGATCACCGCCCGGCCGGAGGCGGCTCCGGCCTCGGGCACGGCGGACCGCAGCCCGGTCGCGGGGCTGCGCTGGCTGGGGCGGCAGCCGATGCTGCTGCGGGCGCTGGCCTTTGCCGGACTGCTCAACCTGGTGACGGCCTCCGCCGAGGTGGCGTTTGTGCTGGCGCTGCGGTTGGGCGGCACCAGCCCGTCCGGTATCGGGCTGGTGATGGCCTGCGCCGGGGTGGGCGGGGTGCTGGGTTCGGCGGCGGCGCCGTGGATCGTCCGGCGGCTCGATCCGGGGCCGCTGTTCCTGCTGGTCGGCACGGTGTGGGCGGCGGGTCTGACGCTCTTCGCCACCACGTCCAGCCCGTGGGTGCTGGGCCCGGTGCTGGTGGTGCTGGTGCTGCTCTCGCCGCCTGCCGGGATCGTGGTGGGCCGGGCGGTGCTCACCCTGGCCCCCCGGGAGCTGATCGGGCGGGTGAGCACCGCGTCCGGCATGGTGACGGCCGGGTTGGCGGCGACCGGCCCGGTCCTGGCCGGCGCCGCGCTCCAGGCACTCGGCGTCTCCTGGACCTGGCTGCTGCTGGGCGGCCTGGCCCTGGTCATCACCCTGGTCTCGGCCGGGCCGCTGCTCCGTACCCGGGGGCTGCTCACGGTCCGGCCGCAGCCGTCCGAGGCCCAGCCGCAGACCAAACCGGGGACGGCGGCGGAACCGGAGGGCGCGGCGGGGTCCGCCCAGGACCCGGCGGCGGCGGGCACCCCCGTGGGCGAGGCGGGGCGCTGA
- a CDS encoding radical SAM protein — MHSTLPAVSETGARLIRSARGWWFLGGGGCALLRPEQVTPEGVPRPSAERYLRKAGLYTAPPYRVYALTVLTSTDCNLGCDYCFQNTGQDPAGGSRPPRIRHARLTSETIGAVLDFTRRRMADADLDRLSLLLFGGEPLLNPRGARELLARAADLGLAGAAMTSNATLLTPLIAKELNAAGLGSVQVTFDGDREEHDRIRVRRSGGGTFDRITANLARATEATTLRWQLRVNVSHRSRPGMDELVDRLAERLDPTRCSLYFAMVGDVGVGYRNDLLHNGTLAADFTRWYAAALDRGFSVPRPSAHTPCQSCSFRDGRYGAVISADGTLSSCWDTAGRPEWQVGTLDDGYLPDEQAEGRWVSCGDLYRQSEEAAALTAFQDQVDAALLDRLNAAGRL; from the coding sequence ATGCACAGCACCCTGCCCGCCGTCTCGGAGACCGGCGCGCGGCTGATCCGCTCCGCCCGGGGATGGTGGTTCCTCGGCGGCGGCGGCTGCGCGCTGCTCCGCCCCGAGCAGGTCACACCGGAGGGCGTACCGCGGCCCTCCGCCGAGCGCTATCTGCGCAAGGCGGGCCTGTACACGGCGCCGCCCTACCGCGTCTACGCCCTGACCGTGCTGACCAGCACCGACTGCAACCTCGGCTGCGACTACTGCTTCCAGAACACCGGGCAGGACCCGGCCGGGGGCAGCCGCCCGCCGAGGATCAGGCACGCCCGGCTGACCTCCGAGACCATCGGCGCGGTGCTGGACTTCACCCGCCGCCGGATGGCCGACGCCGACCTTGACCGCCTCTCGCTGCTGCTCTTCGGCGGCGAGCCGCTGCTGAACCCGCGCGGCGCCCGGGAGCTGCTGGCCAGGGCCGCCGACCTGGGCCTGGCGGGGGCCGCCATGACCTCCAACGCCACCCTGCTCACCCCGCTGATCGCCAAGGAGCTGAACGCCGCCGGGCTCGGCTCGGTCCAGGTGACCTTCGACGGCGACCGGGAGGAGCACGACCGGATCAGGGTCCGGCGCTCCGGCGGCGGCACCTTCGACCGGATCACCGCCAACCTGGCCCGCGCCACCGAGGCCACCACGCTCCGCTGGCAGTTGCGGGTCAATGTCTCGCACCGCAGCCGGCCCGGCATGGACGAGTTGGTCGACCGGCTGGCCGAGCGGCTGGACCCGACCCGCTGCTCCCTCTACTTCGCGATGGTCGGCGACGTGGGCGTGGGCTACCGCAACGACCTGCTGCACAACGGCACCCTGGCCGCCGACTTCACCCGCTGGTACGCCGCCGCCCTGGACCGGGGCTTCAGCGTGCCCCGGCCGAGCGCCCACACGCCGTGCCAGTCCTGCTCCTTCCGGGACGGCCGGTACGGCGCCGTGATCAGCGCCGACGGCACCCTCTCCAGCTGCTGGGACACCGCCGGGCGGCCGGAGTGGCAGGTCGGCACGCTCGACGACGGCTATCTGCCGGACGAGCAGGCCGAGGGCCGCTGGGTCTCCTGCGGCGACCTGTACCGGCAGAGCGAGGAGGCCGCCGCGCTCACCGCCTTCCAGGACCAGGTGGACGCGGCGCTGCTGGACCGACTGAACGCGGCCGGACGCCTCTGA
- a CDS encoding radical SAM protein — protein MRLADLLALRPVPGAGLLLTLTRRCPLRCAHCSTASTMAAEQVDGAALLRFVRSFTAADRPEVVLLTGGEPLLRPELAADLAAAARTAGTRSALLSGLFFAREDRIPARILRAVTAVDHFSASLDAFHEREVPRAAAFRAVHQVLDAGVPASFHLTGTGADDPYLADATAAVRREFGDRAPMLVNEVRAVGRAAGWAATARTGAADPGAVQPCAMAAWPVVAFDGAVVACCNQDVVDRRPAPAHLLLGRIADDPWPVVRARAAGSPLLRMVRAVGPDHLYARYGGDPAPNAAEDCCTGCRRLSERPAVADAARRAGAGPVGELLDREAARLQYQAGPVALARRWGCAGYADLVAPGHPLPETAGATR, from the coding sequence ATGCGGCTGGCCGACCTGCTCGCGCTGCGCCCGGTGCCCGGCGCCGGCCTGCTCCTCACCCTGACCCGGCGCTGCCCGCTGCGCTGTGCGCACTGCTCGACCGCCTCCACCATGGCGGCGGAGCAGGTGGACGGGGCCGCGCTGCTGCGGTTCGTCCGCTCCTTCACCGCCGCCGACCGGCCCGAGGTGGTGCTGCTGACCGGCGGCGAGCCGCTGCTGCGGCCGGAGCTGGCCGCCGACCTCGCCGCCGCCGCCCGGACGGCCGGGACCCGCAGCGCCCTGCTCAGCGGCCTCTTCTTCGCCCGGGAGGACCGCATCCCGGCCCGGATCCTGCGTGCGGTCACCGCCGTCGACCACTTCTCGGCCAGCCTGGACGCCTTCCATGAGCGGGAGGTGCCCAGGGCGGCGGCCTTCCGCGCGGTGCACCAGGTGCTGGACGCGGGCGTACCGGCCAGCTTCCACCTCACCGGGACGGGCGCCGACGACCCGTACCTGGCGGACGCCACCGCCGCCGTCCGCCGCGAGTTCGGCGACCGGGCGCCGATGCTGGTCAACGAGGTGCGCGCGGTGGGCCGGGCCGCAGGCTGGGCCGCGACCGCCCGTACGGGGGCGGCCGACCCGGGCGCGGTGCAGCCCTGCGCCATGGCCGCCTGGCCGGTGGTCGCCTTCGACGGCGCCGTCGTCGCCTGCTGCAACCAGGACGTGGTGGACCGCCGCCCCGCCCCCGCCCATCTGCTGCTGGGCCGGATCGCCGACGACCCTTGGCCGGTGGTCCGCGCCCGCGCCGCCGGCTCACCGCTGCTGCGGATGGTCCGGGCCGTCGGGCCCGACCACCTGTACGCCCGCTACGGCGGCGACCCGGCACCCAACGCCGCCGAGGACTGCTGCACGGGCTGCCGCAGGCTCTCCGAGCGGCCCGCCGTCGCGGACGCCGCCCGCCGGGCCGGGGCCGGACCGGTCGGCGAGCTGCTGGACCGCGAGGCCGCCCGACTCCAGTACCAGGCCGGGCCGGTGGCGCTGGCCCGCCGCTGGGGCTGCGCCGGGTACGCCGACCTGGTCGCGCCGGGGCACCCACTGCCCGAGACCGCCGGGGCGACGCGGTGA
- a CDS encoding iron-containing redox enzyme family protein, with translation MTAPAPAAASGAARRLAVKLEPASAALHAALSALWRLPDPADRYRAYLRTMHTVIRASVPLMETAARRCADLGPADPVAGPLGRYLTAHIEEERHHDAWLLADLALAGGDPAEPLRQLPPPEAARLVGAQFYWVLHHHPVCLLGYIAVLEGHAPAPWLADRLARTTGLPDAAFRTVREHAVLDAGHGADLDALLDRLPLTPEQESWVAVSALHTVAAAVELLRRPDPTVPHAPPGGAP, from the coding sequence GTGACCGCTCCCGCCCCCGCCGCCGCATCCGGCGCGGCGCGGCGGCTGGCGGTCAAGCTGGAACCGGCCTCCGCCGCGCTGCACGCCGCGCTCTCCGCGCTCTGGCGGCTGCCCGACCCGGCCGACCGCTACCGGGCCTATCTGCGGACCATGCACACGGTGATCCGGGCCTCCGTACCGCTGATGGAGACCGCCGCCCGGCGGTGCGCCGACCTGGGCCCGGCCGACCCGGTCGCCGGGCCGCTCGGCCGCTACCTCACCGCACACATCGAGGAGGAACGCCACCACGACGCCTGGCTGCTGGCCGACCTCGCCCTCGCCGGCGGGGACCCCGCCGAGCCGCTGCGGCAGCTGCCGCCGCCGGAGGCCGCCCGGCTGGTCGGCGCGCAGTTCTACTGGGTGCTGCACCACCACCCGGTCTGCCTGCTGGGCTACATCGCCGTCCTGGAGGGCCACGCCCCCGCACCCTGGCTGGCCGACCGGCTGGCGCGGACCACCGGCCTGCCCGACGCGGCCTTCCGCACGGTACGGGAGCACGCGGTGCTGGACGCCGGCCACGGCGCCGACCTGGACGCGCTGCTGGACCGGCTGCCGCTGACCCCGGAGCAGGAGAGCTGGGTCGCGGTCAGCGCGCTGCACACCGTCGCCGCCGCCGTGGAACTGCTCCGGCGCCCGGACCCGACCGTCCCCCACGCGCCGCCAGGAGGAGCCCCATGA
- a CDS encoding aroma-sacti cluster domain-containing protein: MTDGHDDQAAVIDDIDDIDDVDDVLEVLEAAGIVVDGFTEEQRQVFRSLSAEELALLLEIKGRLDAVEPEVQAHGVVAGGALF; the protein is encoded by the coding sequence ATGACCGACGGCCACGACGACCAGGCAGCCGTCATAGACGACATAGACGACATAGACGACGTGGACGACGTACTGGAGGTGCTGGAGGCCGCGGGCATCGTGGTCGACGGCTTCACCGAGGAGCAGCGGCAGGTCTTCCGCTCGCTCTCCGCCGAGGAGTTGGCGCTGCTGCTGGAGATCAAGGGACGGCTTGACGCGGTCGAGCCGGAGGTGCAGGCGCACGGCGTGGTGGCGGGCGGCGCCCTGTTCTGA